The proteins below come from a single Mya arenaria isolate MELC-2E11 chromosome 8, ASM2691426v1 genomic window:
- the LOC128242313 gene encoding uncharacterized protein LOC128242313 — translation MDTRICLLLLFTISQCIALECSSCMHMDLEYINMPEYIESLLNDNTSSLDSLRNESCASNTAPTETCAVAGPGLIDACASFTFTVTCMGFTAANLPDTGMKITVVTRECIPQPADTEDTCRKIDSLLDAENQTEFLSSLESLTEAFDSVEYNGDYCTTSTGIFPTSNSVTAMTPKITTEPTSGSSTTGFMSSVAVLVIALYLV, via the exons atggatACAAGGATTTGTTTGCTGCTGTTGTTCACGATTTCTCAATGCATCGCTCTgg AATGTTCCAGCTGTATGCACATGGATTTAGAATACATCAACATGCCGGAATATATCGAAAGTTTGCTGAACGATAATACGTCGTCGTTGGATTCTTTAAGGAACGAGTCATGTGCTAGTAACACAGCCCCGACAGAGACATGCGCAGTTGCTGGTCCTGGTCTCATTGATGCCTGTGCTAGTTTCACATTTACCGTGACATGTATGGGTTTTACAGCCGCTAATCTGCCGG ATACTGGGATGAAGATAACGGTAGTGACGCGTGAGTGCATCCCTCAGCCGGCAGACACCGAGGACACGTGCCGGAAGATTGATTCACTCTTAGACGCAGAGAATCAAACAGAGTTCCTAAGTTCACTGGAGTCACTGACCGAAGCGTTTGATTCCGTCGAATATAATGGCGACTACTGCACCACATCCACCGGTATTTTCCCTACTAGCAACAGCGTCACAGCCATGACCCCCAAGATAACCACGGAACCAACAAGCGGTTCATCGACGACAGGGTTCATGTCATCAGTCGCAGTTTTGGTGATTGCCTTGTATCTTGTGTAA
- the LOC128245020 gene encoding uncharacterized protein LOC128245020: MDTRICLLLLFTISQCIALECSSCMHMDFEYINMPEYIESLLNDMMSSLDSLRNESCASNTAPTETCAVAGPGLIDACASFTFTVTCMGFTAANLPDTGMKITVVTRECIPQPADTEDTCRKIDSLLDAENQTEFLSSLESLTEAFDSVEYNGDYCTTSTGIFPTSNSVTATTPKITTEPTSGSSTTGFMSSVAVLVIALYLV, encoded by the exons atggatACAAGGATTTGTTTGCTGCTGTTGTTCACGATTTCTCAATGCATCGCTCTgg AATGTTCCAGCTGTATGCACATGGATTTCGAATACATCAACATGCCGGAATATATCGAAAGTTTGCTGAACGATATGATGTCGTCCTTGGATTCTTTAAGGAACGAGTCATGTGCTAGTAACACAGCCCCGACAGAGACATGCGCAGTTGCTGGTCCTGGTCTCATTGATGCCTGTGCTAGTTTCACATTTACCGTGACATGTATGGGTTTTACAGCCGCTAATCTGCCGG ATACCGGGATGAAGATAACGGTAGTGACGCGTGAGTGCATCCCTCAGCCGGCAGACACCGAGGACACGTGCCGGAAGATTGATTCACTCTTAGACGCAGAGAATCAAACAGAGTTCCTAAGTTCACTGGAGTCACTGACCGAAGCGTTTGATTCCGTCGAATATAATGGCGACTACTGCACCACATCCACCGGTATTTTCCCTACTAGCAACAGCGTCACAGCCACGACCCCCAAGATAACCACGGAACCAACAAGCGGTTCATCGACGACAGGGTTCATGTCATCAGTCGCAGTTTTGGTGATTGCCTTGTATCTTGTGTAA